One window from the genome of Streptomyces sp. NBC_00287 encodes:
- a CDS encoding beta-L-arabinofuranosidase domain-containing protein translates to MPSELSRRRLLQAAGASVAASATGSLLGSAPAHAAVVPPVRSDIGALAHPFELGQVRLTASRWLDNQNRTASYLRFVDVDRLVYNFRANHRLSTAGASPGGGWDAPDFPFRSHVQGHFLTAWAQLYAVTGDTVCRDKATYMVAELAKCQANNSAAGFGAGYLSGYPESDFTALEQRTLTNGNVPYYTIHKTLTGLLDVWRFIGNTQARDVLLALAGWVDARTGRLTAAQMQAMLGTEFGGMNAVLTDLYQQTGDARWLTVARRFDHAAVFDPLAANQDQLNGLHANTQVPKWIGAAREYKATGTTRYRDIATNAWNICVGTHTYAIGGNSQAEHFRAPNAIAAYLRQDTCESCNTFNMLTLTRELFALDPSRAALFDYYEQAWLNQMIGQQNPADSHGHVTYFTPLNPGGRRGVGPAWGGGTWSTDYTTFWCCQGTGLEMHTRLMDSVYYRAGTTLTVNLFVPSVLTWSERGITVTQTTSYPASDTTTLRVTGNAAGTWTMRIRIPGWTTGATVSVNGTAQNIPTTPGSYAALTRAWTSGDTVTVRLPMRVVMRPANDNPNVAAITYGPVVLSGNYGNTALSSLPSLDTTSIRRTSTSTLAFTATAAGATVNLGPFHDAHGHNYTVYWSTGTTPTVRLVNAASGLVLGIQDMSTADGGRALQWNDSGTADHNWEMISDGSAFRFRNAHSGKVLGVQDMSTADDATVLQWADNGTADHRWTLLDQNDGTYKIRNVHSGKLLAIAGNSTAVGAFAVQDSDDGTADNRWRVVRN, encoded by the coding sequence ATGCCGTCAGAGCTCAGCAGACGCCGCCTCCTGCAAGCCGCCGGGGCCTCGGTCGCCGCCTCCGCCACCGGCTCTCTCCTCGGCAGTGCGCCCGCCCACGCGGCGGTGGTCCCGCCGGTCCGGTCCGACATCGGGGCCCTGGCGCATCCCTTCGAACTCGGCCAGGTCCGACTGACCGCGAGCCGCTGGCTGGACAACCAGAACCGCACCGCGAGCTACCTGCGGTTCGTCGACGTCGACCGGCTCGTGTACAACTTCCGCGCAAACCACCGCCTGTCCACGGCCGGCGCGAGCCCCGGCGGCGGCTGGGACGCGCCGGACTTCCCCTTCCGCAGCCACGTCCAGGGCCACTTCCTCACCGCCTGGGCCCAGCTGTACGCCGTGACCGGCGACACCGTATGCCGGGACAAGGCGACGTACATGGTCGCGGAGCTGGCGAAGTGTCAGGCCAACAACAGCGCCGCCGGATTCGGCGCCGGATATCTCTCCGGCTACCCCGAGTCCGACTTCACCGCCCTGGAACAGCGCACCCTCACCAACGGCAATGTGCCGTACTACACCATCCACAAGACGCTCACCGGCCTGCTGGACGTATGGCGCTTCATCGGCAACACCCAGGCCCGTGACGTACTGCTGGCCCTGGCGGGGTGGGTCGACGCACGCACCGGCCGGCTGACCGCGGCGCAGATGCAGGCCATGCTGGGCACCGAGTTCGGCGGCATGAACGCCGTACTGACCGATCTCTACCAGCAGACCGGCGACGCGCGCTGGCTCACCGTCGCCCGCCGCTTCGACCACGCCGCGGTCTTCGACCCCCTGGCCGCGAACCAGGACCAGCTCAACGGCCTGCACGCCAACACCCAGGTGCCGAAGTGGATAGGCGCCGCCCGCGAGTACAAGGCCACCGGCACCACCCGCTACCGCGACATCGCCACCAACGCCTGGAACATCTGCGTCGGCACCCACACCTACGCCATCGGCGGCAACAGCCAGGCCGAGCACTTCCGCGCCCCCAACGCCATCGCCGCCTACCTGCGCCAGGACACCTGCGAGAGCTGCAACACCTTCAACATGCTCACCCTGACTCGGGAGTTGTTCGCCCTCGACCCGAGCCGGGCCGCGCTGTTCGACTACTACGAGCAGGCGTGGCTCAACCAGATGATCGGCCAGCAGAACCCGGCCGACTCCCACGGCCACGTCACCTACTTCACCCCGCTCAACCCCGGCGGCCGGCGCGGCGTGGGACCGGCGTGGGGAGGCGGCACCTGGAGCACCGACTACACCACCTTCTGGTGCTGCCAGGGCACCGGCCTGGAGATGCACACCAGGCTGATGGACTCCGTGTATTACCGCGCCGGCACCACCCTGACGGTGAACCTGTTCGTCCCCTCGGTCCTCACCTGGTCCGAGCGCGGCATCACCGTCACCCAGACCACCTCGTACCCGGCGAGCGACACCACGACCCTGCGCGTCACCGGCAACGCCGCCGGCACCTGGACCATGCGCATCCGCATCCCGGGCTGGACCACCGGCGCCACCGTCAGCGTCAACGGCACCGCCCAGAACATCCCGACCACGCCCGGCAGTTACGCCGCCCTCACCCGCGCCTGGACGTCCGGCGACACGGTCACCGTCCGCCTCCCCATGCGGGTCGTCATGCGGCCGGCCAACGACAACCCCAATGTCGCCGCGATCACCTACGGCCCGGTCGTCCTGTCCGGCAACTACGGCAACACCGCGCTCAGTTCACTGCCGTCCCTGGACACGACCTCGATCAGGCGGACCAGCACCAGCACCCTCGCCTTCACCGCCACCGCGGCCGGCGCCACCGTGAACCTGGGCCCGTTCCACGACGCCCACGGTCACAACTACACCGTCTACTGGAGCACCGGCACCACCCCCACCGTGCGCCTCGTCAACGCGGCCAGCGGTCTGGTGCTGGGCATCCAGGACATGTCCACCGCCGACGGCGGCCGCGCCCTCCAGTGGAACGACTCCGGCACCGCCGACCACAACTGGGAAATGATCAGCGACGGCAGCGCCTTCCGCTTCCGCAACGCCCACAGCGGCAAGGTCCTCGGCGTCCAGGACATGTCCACCGCCGACGACGCGACCGTCCTGCAATGGGCGGACAACGGCACCGCCGACCACCGGTGGACCCTGCTCGACCAGAACGACGGCACCTACAAGATCCGCAACGTCCACAGCGGGAAACTGCTCGCCATCGCGGGCAACTCCACCGCCGTCGGCGCCTTCGCGGTCCAGGACTCGGACGACGGCACGGCCGACAACCGATGGCGTGTCGTGCGCAACTAG
- a CDS encoding LLM class F420-dependent oxidoreductase, which translates to MVQIGYTMMTEQAGPRDLVDHVVRAEEAGFDFSVTSDHYFPWLRSQGHSPYAWTVLGAAAQATRRMPLMTYVTCPTFRYHPAVVAQKAATMQLLSDGRFRLGLGSGENLNEHVVGGGWPSVDVRHEMLEEAIGIIRALFDGGHVTHHGAHYDVDSARLWDLPEQPPPIGVAVSGEQSCSLAGRLADLVIATEPKAGLLEAFDRHGGQGKPRVGQLPVCHDPDRDTAVKRAHAQFRWFGGGWKVNSELPHPDSFESATQFVTPDDVSTAIPCGDDPDAFVEAVRPYAEAGFGEIALVQIGGESQPAYLDWSEKTLLPALRDAFG; encoded by the coding sequence ATGGTGCAAATCGGATACACGATGATGACCGAACAAGCCGGCCCCCGTGACCTCGTCGACCACGTGGTGCGCGCCGAAGAGGCGGGCTTCGATTTCTCCGTGACCTCGGACCACTACTTTCCCTGGCTGCGCTCGCAGGGTCACTCGCCGTACGCGTGGACCGTGCTCGGCGCGGCGGCCCAGGCGACTCGGCGGATGCCGCTGATGACCTATGTGACGTGTCCGACCTTCCGCTACCACCCGGCGGTGGTCGCGCAGAAGGCGGCCACGATGCAACTGCTGTCCGACGGCCGCTTCCGCCTCGGGCTCGGCTCCGGGGAGAACCTCAACGAGCATGTGGTGGGCGGTGGTTGGCCGTCCGTCGATGTGCGGCACGAGATGCTGGAGGAGGCGATCGGAATCATCCGGGCGCTCTTCGACGGCGGCCATGTCACCCATCACGGCGCCCACTACGACGTGGACTCGGCCCGCCTGTGGGACCTGCCCGAGCAGCCGCCGCCGATCGGCGTCGCCGTCTCCGGCGAACAGTCCTGCTCACTCGCGGGCCGGCTTGCCGACCTGGTGATCGCCACCGAGCCGAAGGCGGGTCTGCTGGAGGCCTTCGACCGGCACGGCGGCCAGGGCAAACCGCGTGTCGGCCAGCTGCCGGTGTGCCACGACCCCGACCGGGACACGGCGGTCAAGCGCGCCCATGCGCAGTTCCGCTGGTTCGGCGGTGGCTGGAAGGTCAACTCGGAGCTGCCGCACCCCGATTCCTTCGAGTCGGCCACCCAGTTCGTCACTCCGGACGACGTCTCCACCGCCATCCCGTGCGGCGACGACCCGGACGCCTTCGTCGAGGCCGTACGGCCGTACGCGGAGGCCGGGTTCGGCGAGATCGCCCTGGTGCAGATCGGCGGGGAGTCGCAGCCGGCCTATCTGGACTGGTCGGAGAAGACACTGCTGCCGGCGCTGCGGGACGCCTTCGGGTGA
- a CDS encoding DUF6879 family protein, with translation MELISSAERNQLFESFAQDAFHLELRDDYSVPAEDSPFPSWLRGEAVDYSYMEPWTQLMRRVTGDGKTVRRVRVVTEPHTPYIQWEHATTTLNEKAGEQIRWLPRHRLPESVKFPVGGNDWWLYDDRLLAVGHFDSDGRVLGSEIVEDPDIVAECVRLRDLLWAAAIPHPEYKP, from the coding sequence GTGGAGCTGATCTCCAGCGCCGAGCGCAACCAGCTCTTTGAGAGCTTCGCGCAGGACGCATTCCATCTGGAGCTGCGGGACGACTACTCCGTCCCCGCCGAGGACAGTCCGTTCCCGAGCTGGCTGCGCGGCGAGGCCGTCGACTACTCCTACATGGAACCGTGGACGCAGCTCATGCGGCGCGTCACCGGGGATGGGAAAACCGTCCGACGCGTCCGCGTGGTCACGGAGCCGCACACTCCCTACATCCAATGGGAGCACGCCACCACCACCCTCAACGAGAAGGCAGGCGAACAGATTCGCTGGCTGCCCCGACACCGCTTGCCCGAGAGCGTCAAGTTCCCCGTGGGAGGCAACGACTGGTGGTTGTACGACGACCGCCTTCTCGCCGTGGGCCACTTCGACTCCGACGGCAGAGTCCTCGGATCGGAGATCGTCGAAGACCCGGACATCGTGGCCGAGTGTGTGCGCCTGCGGGACCTCCTGTGGGCCGCCGCCATCCCCCACCCCGAGTACAAGCCCTGA
- a CDS encoding lanthionine synthetase C family protein, translated as MTIAPPAIEAGLATRQSLAHGPLGIALLHIERARRGLAPWQSVHRQLAAVRPLIDGDDASLFLGAPAMTYVLHLAAADSDRYAGALRTLDDVVATHIRRRLAAAHARIDQGRYASFAEYDLFRGLTGLGALLLRRRPESDELKAVLEYLVRLTEPAAGPKGQPLPGWWVGHAPAGQRAATPGGHANAGLAHGITGPLALLALAKRHGITVNGHDAAMARICRWLDRIRRSDHHGTRWPRWIATTGPTSAAPTAPSWCYGVPGVARAQQLAAIALGDEDRKRMAERALLYCLSDPHQLDQLTTRGLCHGIGGLLRTVQRVAEDAEIPTVFTDRLPELRERFLALAPPEDDGFLEGAAGAALAFQSPEPGSAPANDWDACLLLC; from the coding sequence GTGACCATCGCCCCACCCGCCATCGAAGCTGGCCTGGCCACCCGGCAGTCTCTCGCGCATGGCCCCCTCGGCATCGCGCTGCTCCACATCGAACGAGCCCGGCGCGGCCTCGCCCCATGGCAGTCCGTCCACCGGCAACTCGCCGCCGTCCGCCCCCTGATCGACGGAGACGATGCCAGCCTGTTCCTCGGCGCGCCCGCGATGACGTATGTCCTGCACCTGGCCGCCGCCGACAGCGACCGCTACGCCGGAGCCCTGCGCACACTGGACGACGTCGTCGCCACACACATCCGCCGCCGCCTCGCTGCCGCTCACGCACGCATCGACCAGGGCCGCTACGCCAGCTTCGCCGAGTACGACCTGTTCCGGGGCCTGACTGGACTCGGTGCCCTCCTGCTGCGGCGCCGACCGGAGAGCGACGAACTGAAGGCCGTCCTGGAGTACCTGGTCCGGCTTACCGAACCCGCGGCTGGGCCCAAGGGGCAACCGCTTCCCGGCTGGTGGGTCGGGCACGCGCCGGCCGGCCAACGGGCGGCAACGCCGGGCGGTCATGCCAACGCCGGTCTCGCCCACGGCATCACCGGCCCGCTCGCCCTTCTCGCCCTGGCCAAGCGCCACGGCATCACCGTGAACGGCCACGACGCCGCCATGGCCCGTATCTGTCGCTGGCTCGATCGCATACGCCGCAGTGACCACCACGGAACTCGCTGGCCGCGCTGGATCGCCACTACAGGCCCGACGTCCGCGGCGCCGACCGCACCGTCCTGGTGCTACGGCGTCCCCGGAGTGGCTCGTGCGCAGCAGCTCGCTGCGATCGCCCTCGGCGACGAGGACCGCAAGAGGATGGCCGAACGCGCGCTCCTGTACTGCCTGTCCGACCCGCACCAGCTCGACCAGCTCACCACCCGCGGCCTGTGCCATGGAATCGGCGGCCTCCTGCGCACCGTGCAACGTGTCGCTGAGGACGCCGAGATCCCCACGGTGTTCACGGACCGACTCCCCGAACTGCGTGAGCGTTTTCTCGCTCTCGCCCCTCCGGAAGATGACGGCTTCCTCGAAGGGGCGGCAGGAGCGGCCCTGGCCTTCCAGAGTCCCGAACCGGGGTCCGCGCCCGCCAACGACTGGGACGCCTGCCTGCTTCTGTGCTGA
- the fxlM gene encoding methyltransferase, FxLD system: MDADPNMTTRNNASTPVPEQQLRDAMVQRLIELGAAQSPRVVAAFRSVPRHLATPEVELARTYDAEYAAVTKTDATGVDISSVSAPRIQAMQIEQADIQPGMNVLEIGSGGVNAAYLAELVGEQGRVITMDIDRDVTQRAKDFLKATGHRNVTVITADGEHGVPGHAPYDRILVTVQAADIPPAWIHQLTEGGRLVAPLRIRGMTRTIAFVRDGERLVSDGFELCGFVPMQGAGENRVRLAVIHDTEGEEVALRLDGHPEPDIEALRAALRTARAEAWSGVTLAGDESNEHLDLWLTTALDNLPLMAAKPAARQRGLVASASPLGVPTLVDGDSLAYRIVRATDDPDRFELGAVGHGPQSKAVAERLVEEIQTWDRDHRSHRAHIEVQPAGTPDDQLPAGRVIDRQHTRITISWP, encoded by the coding sequence GTGGATGCCGATCCCAACATGACGACGAGGAACAACGCCAGCACCCCTGTGCCCGAGCAGCAACTGCGCGACGCGATGGTCCAGCGGCTGATCGAACTGGGCGCCGCACAAAGCCCTCGCGTTGTGGCCGCGTTCCGTTCGGTCCCCCGACACCTGGCCACTCCCGAGGTGGAGTTGGCCAGAACCTACGACGCCGAGTACGCCGCCGTGACGAAGACGGACGCCACGGGCGTGGACATCAGCTCGGTGTCCGCTCCGCGCATCCAGGCCATGCAGATCGAGCAGGCCGATATCCAGCCGGGGATGAACGTCTTGGAGATCGGCTCCGGCGGAGTGAACGCGGCCTACCTCGCCGAGCTGGTGGGAGAGCAAGGCCGCGTCATCACGATGGACATCGATCGCGATGTCACACAGCGTGCGAAGGACTTCCTCAAGGCGACCGGTCACCGGAACGTCACCGTGATCACTGCCGACGGCGAGCACGGCGTGCCCGGCCATGCACCGTACGACCGCATCCTCGTCACCGTGCAGGCAGCCGACATCCCGCCGGCCTGGATCCACCAACTCACTGAAGGCGGCCGGCTCGTCGCCCCGCTACGGATTCGCGGCATGACCCGCACCATCGCCTTCGTCCGCGACGGCGAGCGTCTGGTCAGCGACGGGTTCGAGCTGTGCGGCTTCGTGCCGATGCAGGGCGCCGGCGAGAACCGCGTGCGCCTGGCCGTCATCCACGACACGGAGGGCGAGGAAGTCGCTCTGCGCCTGGACGGACACCCCGAGCCCGACATCGAGGCCCTGCGTGCCGCGCTGCGCACCGCGCGCGCCGAGGCGTGGTCCGGCGTGACCCTCGCAGGCGATGAGTCCAACGAACACCTGGACCTGTGGCTGACGACCGCCCTGGACAACCTCCCCCTGATGGCGGCGAAGCCCGCCGCCCGGCAACGCGGCCTGGTCGCTTCCGCCTCGCCACTTGGCGTGCCGACCCTCGTGGACGGCGACAGCCTCGCCTACCGCATCGTCCGCGCCACCGACGACCCCGACCGGTTCGAGCTGGGCGCGGTCGGCCACGGGCCGCAGAGCAAGGCCGTCGCCGAGCGCCTGGTCGAGGAGATCCAGACCTGGGACCGCGACCATCGCAGTCACCGTGCGCACATCGAGGTCCAACCGGCCGGAACCCCGGACGACCAACTTCCCGCAGGCCGGGTCATCGACCGGCAGCACACGCGGATCACCATCTCCTGGCCGTGA
- a CDS encoding lantibiotic dehydratase, protein MYRAIDAGMVRASVFPLAATLPPWPNLYGDASADVHPLREWIAQVWTDDTVAAAIEFATPLLAKSVGQVLSGEHRRPRIVRRTAVSLARYLLRMQHRATPFGLFAGPAPVRFGGTARVQWGADHRAFARADAMWLKEVIAVLERDLDVLRHLHVIADPTCTVRGGSITVQHQPGGADGPTDTRLRRTPAVEAVLALARAPITVGDLTTKLRSDYPNTPLAVIEDMLRNLVAHRVLLSSLHAPMTCDDALGHLINQLETAAAASDAVRKLRQVHTLLTAHNSGPLDNQQSLRAQAGARMNALTGITDRTLVVNLQPDCDIVLPKIVTREAERALEVMARITPYPNGSGAWRDYRTRFLERYSMGAIVPLRDLTDPDVGLGLPAGYRGTVLRRPVVATSRRDEYLLALAQHAALNDQREIVLSEEDIQALSLGEPDQVPAHVELCFTVLSPSLKDLQRGRFTLTTVGLSLAAGTTTGRFLTMLERPDRERMTAAYADLPTLTVGAARGQVSSPPLRLPTYNVARAPAVVPNVLSISEHNPQATLDLDDVGVVADSQRLYLVHLATCRPIEPSVMNAVELTNATHPLVRFVCELPRSHAAVLLPFAWGAAVQLPFLPEVRVGRTILSAACWRLRARDLGGDNWAFRFTEWRIRYGMPRTVYVGSDDQRLRLDLDIPAHVRLLQAEMDRQGTVVLHEASPESAFGWLGRAHEITVPFAADQPPAPAPIFRTTTVVARNSGRIPGASEWAYLKLYGNADRAPEVLTTHLPRLLSEWGAEGPDWWFTRYVDPHSHLRLRLRLPDPHAFGDAAQRVAAWASELRAEGLLQRVQWDTDEPETGRYGTGTVLEAAERFFAADSAAALAQMALPISDHLRPAVTAASFVDIADACLGSRADSRAWLTTNIPKNDGDPAPRDVLTTAIRLITPDHDHACLRSLPDGAYVATTWARRRGALTAYHQALTANSADPAAVLPSLLHMHYNRTAGIDPDGEATCRRLARAAALSWIARTQGALR, encoded by the coding sequence ATGTATCGCGCCATTGATGCGGGCATGGTCAGAGCTTCGGTGTTCCCCTTGGCGGCGACGCTGCCTCCCTGGCCAAATCTGTACGGCGACGCGTCCGCCGACGTGCACCCGTTGCGGGAGTGGATCGCTCAGGTCTGGACGGATGACACCGTGGCCGCTGCGATCGAGTTCGCCACCCCCCTCCTTGCCAAGTCCGTTGGGCAGGTGCTGAGCGGAGAACACCGGCGACCACGGATCGTCAGGCGCACGGCTGTCTCTCTGGCTCGCTACCTGCTGCGGATGCAGCACCGCGCCACCCCATTCGGGCTGTTCGCCGGGCCCGCACCCGTACGTTTCGGGGGTACAGCCCGAGTCCAGTGGGGCGCCGATCACCGCGCCTTCGCGCGCGCCGACGCCATGTGGCTGAAGGAGGTCATCGCCGTCCTGGAACGCGATCTGGACGTGCTGCGGCACCTGCATGTCATCGCCGACCCCACCTGCACCGTGCGAGGGGGCAGCATCACTGTGCAGCACCAGCCGGGCGGCGCTGACGGTCCCACCGATACGCGGCTACGGCGCACCCCAGCCGTCGAAGCGGTACTGGCTCTCGCCCGTGCACCCATCACGGTCGGCGACCTCACGACCAAACTGCGCAGCGACTACCCCAACACGCCGCTTGCGGTGATCGAGGACATGCTGCGCAACCTTGTCGCGCACCGGGTGCTTCTGAGCAGCCTGCACGCCCCCATGACATGCGACGACGCGCTCGGTCACCTGATCAACCAGCTCGAAACAGCCGCAGCCGCCTCCGACGCGGTCAGGAAGCTGCGGCAGGTTCACACGCTGCTGACCGCCCACAACAGCGGCCCACTGGACAACCAGCAGTCTCTCCGCGCACAGGCAGGCGCGAGGATGAATGCCCTCACCGGCATCACGGACCGCACCCTGGTCGTCAACCTACAGCCCGACTGCGACATCGTCCTCCCGAAGATCGTGACCCGTGAGGCGGAGCGCGCCCTGGAGGTCATGGCCCGGATCACGCCGTACCCGAATGGCTCTGGGGCCTGGCGGGATTACCGGACGCGGTTCCTTGAGCGCTACAGCATGGGCGCCATCGTCCCCTTGCGTGACCTCACCGACCCAGATGTCGGCCTCGGCCTTCCGGCGGGCTATCGCGGCACGGTCCTGAGACGCCCAGTGGTGGCCACGAGCCGGCGCGACGAATACCTCCTCGCCCTCGCCCAGCACGCTGCCCTCAACGACCAGCGCGAGATCGTCCTCAGCGAGGAGGACATCCAGGCGCTGTCCCTCGGCGAGCCCGACCAGGTTCCCGCGCACGTCGAACTGTGCTTCACCGTGCTGTCGCCCTCCCTGAAGGACCTGCAGCGGGGTCGGTTCACCCTGACCACGGTCGGGCTCTCCCTCGCGGCCGGTACCACTACCGGCCGCTTCCTGACCATGCTGGAGCGACCCGACCGGGAGCGGATGACCGCCGCGTATGCCGACCTGCCGACGCTCACTGTCGGCGCCGCCCGAGGCCAGGTCTCCAGCCCGCCGCTGCGGCTGCCGACGTACAACGTCGCACGCGCCCCGGCTGTCGTGCCGAACGTGCTGTCCATCAGCGAGCACAACCCGCAGGCCACCCTCGACCTGGACGACGTCGGCGTCGTCGCCGACTCCCAGCGTCTGTACCTCGTGCACCTTGCCACCTGCCGGCCGATCGAACCGTCGGTCATGAACGCCGTGGAACTCACCAACGCCACCCACCCACTGGTCCGCTTCGTGTGCGAACTGCCCCGCTCACACGCCGCGGTCCTCCTGCCCTTCGCCTGGGGCGCGGCAGTCCAACTGCCGTTCCTTCCCGAAGTGCGCGTCGGCCGGACCATCCTGTCCGCCGCGTGCTGGCGACTCCGCGCCCGAGACCTCGGCGGGGACAACTGGGCCTTCCGCTTCACCGAATGGCGCATCCGCTACGGCATGCCGCGCACCGTCTACGTGGGCAGCGACGACCAGCGGCTGCGCCTGGACCTCGACATCCCCGCCCACGTCCGGCTCCTTCAGGCCGAGATGGACCGACAGGGAACGGTGGTGCTCCACGAGGCGTCCCCGGAGAGCGCGTTCGGCTGGCTGGGACGCGCGCACGAGATCACCGTGCCCTTCGCCGCCGACCAGCCACCCGCCCCCGCGCCCATCTTCCGGACCACGACCGTGGTGGCGCGCAACTCCGGCCGGATACCGGGCGCAAGCGAGTGGGCGTACCTGAAGCTGTACGGCAACGCCGACCGCGCGCCGGAGGTGCTGACAACCCACCTGCCGCGGTTGCTGAGCGAGTGGGGAGCCGAGGGGCCGGACTGGTGGTTTACCCGCTACGTCGACCCCCACAGCCACCTGCGACTGCGGCTCCGCCTGCCAGACCCGCACGCCTTCGGCGACGCCGCACAGCGCGTCGCAGCGTGGGCGAGCGAGCTGCGCGCCGAGGGCTTGCTCCAGCGCGTGCAATGGGACACCGACGAGCCGGAGACCGGCCGCTACGGTACCGGCACCGTCCTGGAGGCCGCCGAGCGGTTCTTCGCCGCCGACTCCGCCGCCGCCCTCGCGCAGATGGCCCTGCCCATCTCCGATCACCTGCGGCCTGCCGTCACCGCCGCCAGCTTCGTGGACATCGCCGATGCCTGCCTCGGCTCACGCGCAGACAGCCGGGCATGGCTCACGACCAATATCCCGAAGAACGACGGCGACCCCGCACCCCGTGACGTACTCACCACAGCGATCCGACTCATCACCCCGGACCACGACCACGCCTGCCTGCGGTCCCTGCCGGACGGCGCCTACGTCGCCACAACGTGGGCCCGGCGCCGAGGCGCCCTGACCGCCTACCACCAGGCCCTCACCGCCAACAGTGCCGACCCAGCCGCCGTACTGCCATCCCTACTGCACATGCACTACAACCGCACCGCCGGCATCGACCCGGACGGCGAAGCCACCTGCCGCCGCCTCGCCCGCGCCGCCGCACTGTCCTGGATCGCCCGTACCCAAGGAGCCCTGCGGTGA
- a CDS encoding DUF6328 family protein, with protein sequence MSQATERRTGRDETEEERADRMWSELIQEVRVAQMGVQILFAFLLTVVFTPTYADLGDTEKTIYIVTVVLGAAATGALIGPVSLHRLVSGRRIKPRAVEWASRLTFVGLVLLLATMTSSLLLILRVATDDGYVPWLVAGVVLWYLICWFVLPWWTRHRYTSRD encoded by the coding sequence ATGTCGCAGGCAACGGAGAGACGCACCGGTCGCGACGAGACCGAGGAAGAGCGCGCCGACCGTATGTGGTCCGAGCTCATCCAGGAGGTCCGGGTGGCTCAGATGGGTGTGCAGATCCTGTTCGCGTTCCTGCTCACCGTCGTGTTCACCCCTACGTACGCCGACCTGGGCGACACCGAGAAGACCATCTACATCGTGACCGTCGTCCTGGGCGCCGCCGCCACCGGCGCCCTGATCGGACCTGTGTCCCTGCACCGTCTGGTGTCCGGGCGCCGCATCAAACCGCGTGCCGTGGAGTGGGCCTCCCGGCTGACCTTCGTCGGGCTGGTGCTGCTGCTGGCCACGATGACGTCCTCGCTGCTGCTGATCCTGCGGGTCGCCACGGATGACGGCTACGTGCCCTGGCTCGTCGCGGGCGTGGTGCTGTGGTACCTGATCTGCTGGTTCGTCCTGCCGTGGTGGACCCGGCACCGCTATACGTCGAGGGACTGA
- a CDS encoding FxLD family lanthipeptide, with protein MAPQNTGTTLTAATDFGADADSDFDLRIETVASAPVLGSLLNDTSDNCGSTCQSACSNSTCIGG; from the coding sequence ATGGCACCGCAGAACACAGGCACCACCCTGACGGCCGCCACGGACTTCGGGGCCGACGCAGACTCGGACTTCGACCTCCGTATCGAGACCGTCGCCTCCGCCCCGGTCCTCGGCTCGCTGCTGAACGACACCAGCGACAACTGCGGCTCCACCTGCCAGTCCGCCTGCTCCAACAGCACCTGCATCGGCGGCTGA
- a CDS encoding thiopeptide-type bacteriocin biosynthesis protein, with translation MADAVERYRAAGRAALTTSPAGWHQVNIEFADYPTAERAFRAYILPALRTGPVGAWWFLRKYPCWRLRVQASPEARIKDAVAQVTDVLDSALSWGVAKGWWSSLYEPETIAFGGPEGLMLGHALFHADSVGVLDYHQHATEGTGGLLGAKETSLLVVALFLRAAGLEWGEQGDVWGQIEARRPLPEDVSPGQVSCMVDSLRRLLTLDAGPALTGGQLALLGIWVAGMERGGRALADAARVGNLQLGLRGILARHILFHWNRMGFTTRQQAIWARAARETILGS, from the coding sequence TTGGCCGACGCAGTTGAGCGGTACCGCGCCGCCGGCCGAGCCGCACTCACCACCTCACCCGCAGGCTGGCACCAGGTGAACATCGAGTTCGCCGACTACCCCACTGCGGAACGCGCCTTTCGTGCGTACATCCTGCCGGCCCTGCGCACCGGGCCGGTCGGAGCATGGTGGTTCTTGCGCAAGTACCCTTGCTGGCGTCTGCGCGTCCAGGCGAGCCCGGAGGCACGGATCAAAGACGCCGTCGCGCAGGTCACCGACGTCCTCGACAGCGCACTGTCCTGGGGCGTGGCCAAGGGGTGGTGGTCTTCCCTGTACGAGCCGGAAACCATCGCGTTCGGCGGCCCGGAAGGGTTGATGCTCGGGCACGCCCTGTTCCACGCCGACAGCGTCGGCGTGCTCGACTACCACCAGCACGCCACCGAAGGCACCGGCGGCCTCCTCGGAGCCAAAGAGACCTCCCTCCTCGTCGTCGCCCTGTTCCTGCGTGCCGCCGGACTGGAATGGGGAGAACAAGGAGACGTCTGGGGGCAGATCGAAGCCCGGCGACCACTCCCCGAAGATGTGTCCCCGGGCCAGGTGAGCTGCATGGTGGACTCGCTACGGCGCCTCCTGACGCTCGATGCCGGCCCCGCACTCACCGGTGGCCAACTCGCGCTGCTGGGGATCTGGGTTGCCGGCATGGAGCGCGGCGGCCGAGCCCTCGCGGACGCGGCACGCGTGGGCAACCTTCAACTCGGCCTGCGCGGCATCCTGGCACGGCACATTCTCTTCCACTGGAACCGGATGGGCTTCACCACGCGCCAGCAGGCCATCTGGGCACGAGCGGCACGCGAGACCATCCTCGGTAGCTGA